Proteins encoded in a region of the Falco biarmicus isolate bFalBia1 chromosome W, bFalBia1.pri, whole genome shotgun sequence genome:
- the LOC130142121 gene encoding LOW QUALITY PROTEIN: recQ-mediated genome instability protein 1-like (The sequence of the model RefSeq protein was modified relative to this genomic sequence to represent the inferred CDS: inserted 1 base in 1 codon; substituted 1 base at 1 genomic stop codon) encodes MKIPGPGSDSELLRYRVTQQRREGRDQQLHSPPAHRTTPSSPSSATRARRAYLRPPRTIKLLHQELKTVFPSSHQVGQDNISQPACSQLQKLRGKNSVNEEVTANTXASQESWVTKCTQTLMLQLTDGIDQIQGMEYQPVPVLHSNFPPETKNTVQGNIAYCLGVLFLKPENVKFXGEVGVIIVEFTQEKILARLIGEAENLNPVGQAYHEQIVARPVDELGQTLGPSNEDLLGSLHENNEFALNNVTPSESGYCSKVRILVQPQVCSLHMMKMFCTKNLEILCFIQMNKFYLLWNVDGF; translated from the exons ATGAAAATCCCGGGGCCTGGCAGCGACTCAGAACTCCTACGTTATCGTGTTACACAGCAGCGTCGAGAGGGGCGCGATCAACAGCTCCACTCCCCCCCCGCACACCGCACCACCCCCTCCTCACCTTCATCAGCTACGCGCGCGAGGCGTGCTTACCTGCGCCCACCTCGTACGATAAAG TTGCTACACCAAGAATTAAAAACAgtctttccctcctcccaccaAGTGGGACAGGACAATATTAGCCAACCAGCATGTTCACAGTTACAAaagctcagaggaaaaaatagtgtGAATGAAGAAGTAACAGCCAACACTTGAGCATCCCAAGAATCCTGGGTAACAAAGTGTACTCAAACGCTGATGCTGCAACTAACTGATGGGATAGATCAAATTCAGGGCATGGAATATCAACCAGTCCCTGTTCTCCATAGTAATTTTCCTCCTGAAACAAAAAACACTGTACAGGGGAATATTGCATATTGTCTTGGAGTCCTCTTCCTTAAaccagaaaatgtgaaat tTGGTGAAGTGGGGGTTATTATAGTGGAATTTACTCAGGAAAAAATCCTTGCTAGATTAATTGGGGAAGCTGAGAACCTTAATCCTGTTGGACAAGCTTATCATGAACAAATTGTTGCAAGGCCTGTAGATGAATTGGGACAAACTCTAGGCCCTTCAAATGAAGATCTTTTAGGTAGTCttcatgaaaataatgaatttgctttaaataatgTAACACCTTCAGAAAGTGGATACTGCAGTAAAGTAAGAATTTTAGTACAGCCTCAGGTTTGCTCACTGCACatgatgaaaatgttttgtacCAAGAATTTGGAAATCCTTTGCTTCATTCAGATGAACAAATTTTACCTCCTGTGGAATGTtgatggcttttaa